The window CTGCAAGTGAATTCTTGTTATCGGAGCCGTCTATGTCCATCACAGGCTCTTTCACCAAATCTTCCATCTCGATCTCCTCCTCCATCCTATCAATTTCCTCTAGCATTGCCTCAGTATGTTGCACAGACATTGGCACAGGTAAGTCACTGGTTCCCTTGCAGTCTTCCGCATCAACAAAGACACAATCCTTTAATTCACTAGGTGCTGACTGTAGGACCAATTTCCTTGATTCCTGTTCAATAATGGACTATCATCAATCCAGAATTCATTCCATCAAGCCAAATGCGGACAaataaagtggaagaaataaagGGTACCTCAGGTATAGCTGCTCGCTGCTGCTTGTTGCTAGCCATTTGTGCAGCGAACTTCCTAAACGAAAGGCAAAAATCAAACAGAAAAAGCTTGATGAGAACATGAATTTTGCCAGAATCAGAAACATGGGAGACAAGGAATGGCCAACTACCAACCTAGTAATGGGTCGATGCATCGGAATTGGTGGGTGTTTCTTATCACAGGCTGCTTCTTTTCTGAAttcaaaatgagaaaagaaaaggaatgaatGGCCGTTAAAAGATTACTTGATTGCAGTGAaagtcaaaagaaaagaaatttaaattttaaatcgtATGAagttttatcattatttagGCAGGGTATAAGAAAGGGAAAACTATCCTCAGGCGAACTAACATCTATTATGATTCAATTGTGAAGAAAAAAGacaacaggaaaaaaaaaatcatcattgttttcttttcctcctaCATTTGCTCAGGAACCAAACAAAAGTGAGGGATCAAGGGTCAAAGAAATTACTCTGACAAAGCCCTTTTGTTTACTGCACAAGGGTAAGGAGGAACTCCGATTATATTCCGGTCAATGCTGCTCAAAGCTCTTCGGTTGTGCCCGATCCCAGTGGTGAATTTCCCAACTCCGGCACGTAAACCTCCTTTTGATTcacgattaaaaaaaaataaaagatcatTTCTTAGATTGGGATTATTAGCACAAATCTCAGTAAACGAAGTTACTGATTTCTAAACACAAGACAGGGGAAAATGGATTCCCACTTGGTTCTATTTACCTTGATTATTTGCGGGTCCGATCACACCCACACCTGGGTTATTCTCATCTGTTCCGACCATTTTGACAAACTTCTGATCACAACTAAACAAGAAAACCCCAAAGAAATCAAAACCcgatctgaagaaaaaaaatcccctcaataaaaaacacaaaaagaaaaaaaaattcaaatgattcagaaaatgaaaaagaaacctTCAAGAACTAAACCCCACACCATAAGACAAAAAGAACTAACCCACAAAATCAAGAATCCCCAAAAGTTCCTTTTTAGATCTCAATCCTAGAAATCGAAATTCCGGCAAAACCTCCCTTTTGCCCCGTCTCCTCTCTCCGGAACTCCGATCTTCAAACGTGAAGAAGAGAGAGACTACTCTCGGAACCCCATTAAACCAAGCaacactctctctctccctcactcaatctctctctttctttgtcTCTCTCTCTGGTCCTCTCTCGCGGCTCCTTTCTTTGGGTTTTGGGATAACACAGAGAAAAGATGccgaaaaaagaagaaatgaataaGCGAAATTGGGACGACAGCAGCGGATATATGTCCGCAGATATGCcctatgcatttttttaaaaccaacggctagtgaattCCAGCCGTTGGATCTGTATATTGAAAAGTCACATTCCTCTGTGTGACCTTAACGGTTACTTCAGCACATGCTTTCAAATACTCTTTATATTTTGAGCTCCTATTTCTGTTTTTGTATTCGCCCTTTAATTAAAAGTTTGGTTTTGGATTGGTCCAGTAACTTTGCGACACGTTTTAAGAAGTCCATCTATTCAGAGAGTAGACCGTGATCTTATTGGACTTTGAGATTCACTTCTGTGACTGCATGTTACCAAATCAAAGATTAGTTTTTCTAAATTCTCTTTTTTTACGCAGCATGGGTGGCATGAGAGGCCTAGGAGCTTCGTTGTAACACGTGATACCTTTTTTCAATCTCCTGCCGTTTGAATGGCGCGTGGTCGCCACCTCCTCCTCTGATTTAAATGTGACACCCCGTAAAAGTCAATCCGCAACACCTTTAACCGTGAATTGGCGGTGGTGATGATGAATCCAACggttaaaaacaatttgaaaacaaaggaattttaattttaattcttacgATGGGGGGTGAATGGGAGTGATGGGGTCTTCAATAATCTGAACAATCGCCGACAAATGACGAATAGAGGGCTGACATTTGGGAAGTTTTTGCAGTGAGCACAGTCCTTGAAAATGCCGTTGGACCGAAGGAGTGCCAGTGGACCGTTGCTATTCCCACACAAGGACATcaatgtcattttttattaCGGATTTTATTATGATCTATAATTTGAGTAAATATCAAAGATGGTGTGGATTCCTTTGTCTCAATCCAATGCTCTTTAACAGAATCTGAATAAAACTTTTGCAAAGTAaagaaatatgtttttcttCCTTAAGATATGGTTTAATTATGCCGTCCTCTCGCATGATTTAAATCACACAGACATGTTCTCTATCAAGAAAACAACTGTAAAGAGACGAGTGGGGAGAATGTGTCGTAAAAACTTCTTGCCAAAAGTAAGTATATTCACTACACACATCTGCCTTAAGAAACTGATTCTTAGAAACAACAATTTGATGAAGTATAAAAGAGTTTAGCCAAAGGTACAGTAAGggaaagaacaagaaagaaaaacaagaaggCTGTGTTTGGACAGGGTTCATGAAGATCAGCCCAAGCACTGAAAAGGTACAGTAGACGAACACCATTGTAAGACTCCAATGCAGGATGAAGGCAAGCGAAACCACCAACCTGAAATTATAACTTCAAGGAATTTGTTCGCACCTACTCATGAGCTGTAAAAGTGAGTTAGCTTTCCTTTGGGCTCTGCTGTTTCCACTCTTTGTAATCTCAATCAAATGCTCTAACACACCATACTGAAGTGCAGCCAAAATGAAAGAGGAATTGCTAGACCCCAGCTCAAGAAGAACCGATGTGGCGCATTCCTTGTTCTTGGTGGTCCCATCTCTGATAAACTCAACAAGAGTTTCAATGACTGAGAGCTGTCCAATCTCTTGCCGCCCGTCCGGATGTGATGCAAGGAGGAACAAGATAGATAGGGCCTCGTCAATCATGCCCGAGTTTGGGCTCTTAATTAACTGGAGTAAAGGTGGAATAACACCAGCCTCAATGGCCCTGGTCTTATTTGCCTTGTTGAGAGATAGGTTAAAGAGTGCTGTGGCAGCATCCCTTTTGCCTCTGATTGTCCCATGCTGCAACAAATCCACCAACGGCGGGATGCCATTAGAGAGCCCGATTGTTGCTTTAATATCATCATCTATCGACAAACTGAATAATGCCGCTGCAGAGTTCCCTTTAGCCTCAACGCTTCCTTTCCGCAGGACATCTATTATAGCTGGAATGGCTCCTTCTATAGCAATGAGTTTCTTGTTGGCCTCATCAATTGACAAGTTCAACAGAGCTGTTACAGTGTGCTCTTGAATCTTGGAATCTGGATAGGACAGGAGTTGCACTAATGGTGGGATTCCTCCACTCTGGGCAATCAGAACTCGGTTCACTGGATTCTCTTTCGAGAGCATTCGGATCTTCTTCACTGCTTTTCTCTGCACTTCCAATTGATTAGAGGATAGGTTTTGAACCACAGACAAGACAGACTCTTTCTGTTCAGAGGAGCCCTCAGTGCTTGAAGAAGCATCCTTTTtgggaatttgaaaattattgttctCACACCACTGAAGGATCAGGTTTCTGAGGGCATAGTTTGGCACAAGCGAGGAGTGAACCAAAGGTTGCATTGTCTTTGGACAGGTTTTATGGTTGGAGTCCAACCACTTCTGTATGCTTTCTCTTTCATATGTCTTCAGTGGATAACAAAGACAAACATACTGTTAGTTTCCATGGCAATACATGATGACTGAAAGAAATACATTTGCTTCTTCTAAGATGTAGTTCCTAAAACTAATTTCTATGAGTTGGCAAATTTGAGATCACCTGTCCAGTTGCTACAAAAACAGGATCAGTCATTATTTCTAATGTGATTGGGCAGAGGAACTCATGAGGGATAGCCAAAGATGGGGATTTCTCAAGAGTTTTAGGCACAATGGGATCATCAAGCACATTGATCTCTTCAAGCCCTTCACTTTGTCTGAATTTATTCAGAAGTTCAATCACATGCTGGGTGCTCTCTGCATTTTGTCCTCCTCtttctttcacaaattttcttacAGCTATTGTTTCTGCATTCAAGTCCTCAACTGTATGCAGTTCCAGCTTCTTTGCCAGCCTCACTATTATTGCACTATCTGCATTCCGTTCATCGTCTTTTGAGAATACCACCATCATATCCATTGCAAGTTCAATATCCTGAGTGTCTGTTCGCCTCTTGGATCGTTTGAGGTGCATGCGCACCAAATCAAGCTGAATGAATGAATAAACTCAACTCACAATCTGAGTGAAAAGAACTTATCGCAGAAAATTAAAACACCTTACTACCAATTTTCAAACCATTGCATGTTTAGTGAAAACTTTTGGCTTAAACCCGTTCTTCGCTCAGATGCAAAACCACGCCCCATTCGAGCCTCTCAggcaattttttataaatttttttttttttataaactcactCGCTTTTGAACTTCCATTCTTCCAGCTgttccaagtcatttttctctctctaaacatGAGATTTCCACATCATAATATGGTGCAAAACTACAAAAATGTAAGTTAATATTTCAGTGTTATGCTAATGAAAGCAGCGCCAGATTAAAAATCGTGTCTGTGCACGGGATAATCTCAAGAGAAGAGGCACAAAGagcaaggaaaaggaaaaaatatatttaaaagaagGGAAAGAAGAAGAGTGCACACCTCTTCTTTTACTTCCTCTGAGACTCCAAGCTCTTCATAAGGCAAATCTTCCAAAGCTTGACTTAATTTGTCATTGGCACGATGAAATCTAGCCATGACTGCTTCATTCTCAAGTGCCTGAATCAGGATACGCAGAAAAATAAGCAATAAAAATCTCAACcctaataatatttcaaaataaaccaTGTGTCCGTTTATTTCATTTTGCTATGATTTGTCGGGAACCAATCAGAGCGCtcacatattaaaaaatgaaaataaaaataaaaatcccttACCAGATAAATCTTGCTTCCCTCACTGCAAGTTATCAAGAGTTTCTTGACACGTAGAAGCGCCTTCTTCAAATTCCAGAATGGATTTAAAGACTTCTCGGAAACTTGGCCATGGTGGTCCTTTACATCTTCTAAAAGCGGCAACAATAACTTCAACCGCCTTACTAGGTTTTGGCACTCCTTCTTCTGCGTCCTCCTATAATCTCCAATGGCTACAATGGACCCAATCACGACCATCAGTTCTTGAACCTCACAGGTGCACCCTTGAGTGTTGGACGCATTGGGAGCAGTCTCCTCCTCCCCAGTCTCCACCACTTGTCCTCCTCCGCCTTCTTCGACCTCGCCATCCATCACCATTTGCAAACCGAACACACCCCTGTAATAGTAAGGATTTTAGAGTAATGGGAATCTGGCCATGCAAGAAAATTAGGCCTTCTTCCAAAAGGGAATGGAGATTTGCCAGAGGGACGAGTGAGAAGAAACGTGAAGACAAAGAAACCCTGGCCCTAATTTCCATGGGATTCAGGTGGCGCCTGTTTCTTGATGGGGCGTGGAGCCTTTCGCGGGTTTTCAAACGTAGGACTTATGGTCATTATCGATTTTGAAAGTTCGTTATTTTCAAACCTACTTCCACACCGTTTGTTCGATGCGATTCCCCTGCCTCTCCGTCGTTcacccttcttcttcttcttcttcttttttcttttttccttattttttccttaatcctcttaaattattttgccattattttaagaataataatgcTATAAATAACAATCTTATATGTTATCTAtcaattcaataaatttaaaattttaaaaaaataattgaataaattattagaAGCTATGTGTTTTGAACTTACATGTTTTCTAAACTCAAAGACGATATACTTGGACAATTTAAGCCTTTTGATCTTACTAAGTTACAATTCAAGCTACTTAATCTTGTTAAATTCGTCTTGCGATTTAACAATTATGATGCTCAACGAATACAACATTTAACTAAGAAGGAAGCTTTGTATTgtataaaaatactttataatgCTAAGAATCTTTCAATTTGCTTAATGTCTTGATCAAATGAGGTCACCTTCTATTTATAGGTACCCAAAGAACTCTTTGGAACCTATAAAGGTTCTTACATTTTTCAAGTTCTCTAAAACTTCtatataaatcataaatacATGTATGTACAAAATGATTCTGAaactttttaaaacactttactTTTTTACCTTGTTTTCCATCTCTTATGTCCATGTAAGTGTTTCTAGCCTTCCTTACAATCTTTCGTACTTTTCTACTAGTAGCCAAGTGTAGATTACTTCAAGAAGATTCATAAGCTTCATGCTCTCCTATGTAAGCTTAAGAAAAGGTTATTTGAGTAGGTTGTGACTTACTATTGATATTAATCATCGTTGATATTAAtcatcaaaaatattttcttgaaattgactgtttaagaatttaaaaattcttttaggCCA is drawn from Vitis riparia cultivar Riparia Gloire de Montpellier isolate 1030 chromosome 18, EGFV_Vit.rip_1.0, whole genome shotgun sequence and contains these coding sequences:
- the LOC117906400 gene encoding U-box domain-containing protein 15-like; this encodes MVMDGEVEEGGGGQVVETGEEETAPNASNTQGCTCEVQELMVVIGSIVAIGDYRRTQKKECQNLVRRLKLLLPLLEDVKDHHGQVSEKSLNPFWNLKKALLRVKKLLITCSEGSKIYLALENEAVMARFHRANDKLSQALEDLPYEELGVSEEVKEELDLVRMHLKRSKRRTDTQDIELAMDMMVVFSKDDERNADSAIIVRLAKKLELHTVEDLNAETIAVRKFVKERGGQNAESTQHVIELLNKFRQSEGLEEINVLDDPIVPKTLEKSPSLAIPHEFLCPITLEIMTDPVFVATGQTYERESIQKWLDSNHKTCPKTMQPLVHSSLVPNYALRNLILQWCENNNFQIPKKDASSSTEGSSEQKESVLSVVQNLSSNQLEVQRKAVKKIRMLSKENPVNRVLIAQSGGIPPLVQLLSYPDSKIQEHTVTALLNLSIDEANKKLIAIEGAIPAIIDVLRKGSVEAKGNSAAALFSLSIDDDIKATIGLSNGIPPLVDLLQHGTIRGKRDAATALFNLSLNKANKTRAIEAGVIPPLLQLIKSPNSGMIDEALSILFLLASHPDGRQEIGQLSVIETLVEFIRDGTTKNKECATSVLLELGSSNSSFILAALQYGVLEHLIEITKSGNSRAQRKANSLLQLMSRCEQIP